A section of the Dehalobacter sp. DCM genome encodes:
- a CDS encoding HAMP domain-containing sensor histidine kinase, with product MTHLEKRIFKPISRLQEGVIEIARGNYQVKIEHNVCNEIGFLMDSFNHMAAKLRENEIREQEYEENRKALIANISHDLKTPITAIQGYMEAIEDGVAMSPEKTAQYLQVIRKNTEYLNRLIDDLFLFAKLDMQQVEFRMETLPVGAYMADLMAEFSFEFQEKGFGFHYTNQMTEDDYLDFDRKRVYQAIRNIIGNAIKYGPQAGLKLDTRLYKQNGYVCLEITDNVPGIPADQLPRIFERFYRIDAERTKDLMSTGLGLSIAKELIEAHGGRITATSAIGEGSCFTLMLPLSDKKEPEDEAYSNY from the coding sequence ATGACCCATTTGGAAAAGAGGATCTTTAAACCGATCAGCCGCTTACAGGAAGGCGTCATCGAAATTGCCAGAGGCAATTATCAGGTGAAGATTGAGCATAATGTGTGTAACGAAATTGGTTTTCTGATGGATTCTTTCAATCACATGGCGGCCAAATTACGGGAAAATGAAATCCGTGAACAGGAATATGAAGAAAACCGTAAAGCGCTGATCGCCAATATCTCCCATGATTTAAAAACGCCCATTACGGCAATCCAGGGTTACATGGAAGCGATTGAAGACGGGGTCGCGATGTCTCCGGAAAAAACGGCGCAGTACCTGCAGGTCATCCGTAAAAATACCGAATATCTCAACCGTCTGATTGATGACCTTTTTCTGTTTGCCAAACTGGATATGCAACAGGTCGAATTTCGGATGGAAACACTGCCGGTTGGTGCCTATATGGCTGATTTGATGGCTGAATTCAGCTTTGAATTCCAGGAAAAAGGCTTCGGCTTCCACTATACGAACCAGATGACGGAAGATGACTATCTGGATTTTGATCGAAAAAGGGTTTACCAGGCTATCCGCAATATTATCGGCAATGCGATCAAGTACGGCCCGCAGGCGGGACTCAAACTGGATACCCGTTTGTATAAACAAAATGGCTATGTTTGTCTGGAGATAACGGATAACGTCCCGGGTATCCCGGCAGATCAGCTGCCAAGAATATTTGAAAGGTTTTACCGGATCGACGCCGAGCGGACGAAAGATTTGATGAGTACCGGACTGGGGCTTTCGATCGCCAAAGAATTGATCGAAGCGCACGGCGGCAGGATCACGGCGACCAGCGCCATCGGGGAAGGGTCCTGCTTTACCTTGATGCTTCCCCTGTCTGATAAAAAGGAGCCTGAAGATGAAGCATATTCTAATTATTGA
- a CDS encoding response regulator transcription factor, whose protein sequence is MKHILIIEDDLQIAELEKDYLQLNGYQADIAGDGVSGLKKGLSGMYDMIIVDLMLPGKDGFTLVQEIRQKLEIPILIVSAKCEDIDKIRGFGFGADDYLTKPFSSAELVARVKSHIRRYERLTGKKSAVGTIFHKGLEINTSAHQLFVNGREVILTTKEYELLVFLASNPNIVFNKEQLFDRIWGEDYYGEPATVAVHIQKIRKKIETDPANPQYIETLWGTGYRFNA, encoded by the coding sequence ATGAAGCATATTCTAATTATTGAAGATGATTTGCAGATCGCCGAACTGGAAAAGGACTATCTTCAGCTAAACGGGTATCAAGCCGATATCGCTGGGGATGGTGTGTCGGGTTTAAAAAAAGGCTTAAGCGGGATGTACGACATGATCATTGTCGACCTGATGCTGCCGGGAAAAGACGGCTTTACCCTTGTCCAGGAAATACGTCAAAAGCTGGAAATTCCGATTCTGATTGTTTCTGCAAAATGTGAGGATATTGATAAGATCAGAGGTTTTGGTTTTGGTGCCGACGATTATCTGACCAAGCCTTTCAGCTCCGCGGAATTGGTTGCCAGGGTCAAATCGCACATTCGGCGGTATGAGCGCCTGACCGGCAAGAAATCCGCGGTCGGGACAATTTTTCATAAGGGGTTGGAAATCAATACATCGGCTCATCAACTGTTTGTCAACGGCCGGGAAGTTATTCTTACGACCAAAGAATATGAACTATTGGTCTTTCTTGCTTCTAATCCCAATATCGTGTTCAACAAGGAACAATTGTTTGATCGGATTTGGGGAGAGGATTATTATGGCGAACCGGCCACGGTGGCCGTGCATATCCAAAAAATACGCAAAAAAATCGAGACGGACCCGGCCAATCCCCAATACATTGAGACGCTTTGGGGAACTGGCTACCGCTTTAATGCCTAG
- a CDS encoding ankyrin repeat domain-containing protein, with the protein MCWTALDWAVQDNKASSGNLDIMQLLLGKGSDINAQDSYGETALFYAVYYEQPDAVKLLLTSGADKGIKNVRIESIKSNNKENEAELNDSILEKQDVSRHHCTYFMCVFACTT; encoded by the coding sequence TTGTGCTGGACAGCCCTGGACTGGGCGGTACAAGACAACAAGGCCTCATCCGGAAACCTGGATATCATGCAGCTGCTGCTAGGTAAAGGAAGCGATATTAACGCTCAAGACAGCTATGGCGAAACGGCGTTATTTTATGCCGTTTATTATGAACAGCCGGATGCTGTGAAGCTGTTATTGACTTCCGGTGCTGATAAGGGAATAAAGAACGTTAGAATAGAATCGATTAAATCAAATAATAAAGAGAATGAGGCGGAGTTAAATGACTCGATTCTGGAGAAACAAGACGTTTCGCGGCATCACTGTACTTATTTTATGTGTGTTTTTGCTTGTACCACCTAA